The following are from one region of the Lacinutrix sp. Bg11-31 genome:
- the cysS gene encoding cysteine--tRNA ligase, which translates to MQLYKNQHIKVYNSLTGKKETFEPITEGYVGMYVCGPTVYSNVHLGNVRTFMSFDMVFRYLKHLGYKVRYVRNITDAGHLENDADIGEDKITKKARLEEIEPMEIVQRYTVDFHNVINTFNLLPPSIEPTATGHIIEQIELISTIINNGFAYEVNGSVYFDVHKYNKINNYGILSKRKLEDLIHNTRVLDGQSDKKNPQDFALWKKAEATHIMRWPSPWSDGFPGWHLECTAMSTKYLGEQFDIHGGGMDLKFPHHECEIAQNQAAKGKAPVNYWMHANMLELNGSRMSKSTGNYINPAELLSGKNDILSKPYNPNVVRFFMMQAAYRSILDLTDTGLLASEKGFNRLMNAVNDLDNLKASNTSSFDVKTWKQTCYDAMNDDFNTPILIANLFEAVNHINAIKEGNTTISSEDLEYFTNALHTFVFELLGLNNAKDSAEGTEKLSGAVELLIKLRQEARANKDFALSDQIRDELAEVGITLNDSREGTTFSTN; encoded by the coding sequence ATGCAGCTTTACAAAAACCAACACATAAAAGTCTATAATTCTTTAACCGGAAAAAAAGAAACTTTCGAACCTATTACAGAAGGTTATGTTGGTATGTATGTATGTGGACCAACAGTTTACAGTAATGTGCATTTAGGAAATGTAAGAACATTCATGTCTTTCGATATGGTATTTCGTTACCTAAAACATTTAGGTTACAAAGTACGCTACGTTAGAAACATTACAGATGCTGGACACTTAGAAAATGATGCAGATATTGGTGAAGATAAGATTACTAAAAAGGCACGTTTAGAAGAAATTGAACCTATGGAGATTGTACAGCGTTATACTGTAGATTTCCATAATGTAATTAACACTTTCAACCTATTACCACCAAGTATAGAACCTACTGCGACTGGTCATATTATAGAGCAGATTGAACTTATTAGCACTATTATAAATAACGGATTTGCTTACGAAGTAAATGGATCTGTCTATTTCGATGTTCATAAATATAACAAGATTAACAATTATGGTATTTTAAGCAAACGTAAGCTTGAAGACCTAATTCATAATACACGTGTACTCGACGGGCAAAGTGATAAAAAGAATCCGCAAGATTTTGCTCTTTGGAAAAAAGCAGAAGCAACCCATATTATGCGCTGGCCATCACCTTGGAGCGACGGTTTCCCTGGTTGGCATTTAGAATGTACTGCCATGAGTACAAAATACTTAGGCGAACAATTCGATATTCATGGAGGTGGAATGGATTTAAAATTCCCACATCACGAATGTGAAATTGCACAAAACCAAGCAGCAAAAGGTAAAGCACCAGTAAACTACTGGATGCATGCAAACATGTTAGAACTTAATGGTTCTCGTATGAGTAAATCTACAGGAAATTATATTAATCCTGCCGAATTACTTTCGGGCAAAAACGATATCCTATCCAAACCTTACAACCCAAATGTAGTACGCTTTTTCATGATGCAAGCTGCATACAGAAGCATTTTAGACTTAACAGACACTGGTCTTTTAGCAAGCGAAAAAGGCTTTAATCGCCTAATGAATGCAGTCAATGATTTAGACAACTTAAAAGCCTCAAACACTTCTTCTTTCGATGTTAAAACATGGAAACAGACTTGTTACGATGCAATGAACGACGATTTTAATACTCCTATTTTAATCGCCAATTTATTCGAAGCCGTAAACCACATCAACGCTATAAAAGAAGGAAACACAACCATTTCTAGCGAAGATTTAGAATACTTTACAAATGCATTACACACATTTGTTTTTGAACTATTAGGCTTAAACAATGCGAAAGATTCTGCCGAAGGCACAGAAAAACTTTCTGGAGCGGTAGAATTACTTATAAAATTAAGACAAGAAGCTAGAGCGAATAAAGATTTCGCTTTGTCCGATCAAATTCGCGACGAACTAGCCGAAGTTGGCATAACATTAAACGATAGTAGAGAAGGCACAACTTTTTCTACAAACTAG
- a CDS encoding calcium/sodium antiporter, whose translation MSILWVILGLILLVIGGDFLVKASIALSFKLNISKMVIGMTVVSFATSAPELLVSLQAALNNAPAIAINNVVGSNIANIGLVLGITALLGPIAVDKSFYKLNWPVMLFFSFLLYYFLANDNMLSSTEGIILFCCLVVFIVVIIKNSKSDASSDDVDDVLATVANYKILTWLLIGAIALYFGSVWLVDGAKSLAEALGVSDAVIAVTVIAIGTSVPELAASIIAAAKQEKALSLGNLIGSNIFNIGSVLGLTSIIKDIPVTDAKILDSDIFWMIGFSAILLVLILIPKFMQISRYKGLLLVLGYCLFLYFSFK comes from the coding sequence ATGAGCATACTTTGGGTAATTTTAGGCCTTATACTTTTAGTAATAGGAGGAGATTTTTTAGTAAAAGCTTCAATAGCTTTATCTTTTAAATTAAATATTTCTAAAATGGTTATTGGTATGACGGTTGTCTCTTTTGCAACTTCAGCACCAGAACTATTGGTTAGCTTACAAGCAGCATTAAATAATGCTCCTGCTATCGCAATTAACAATGTTGTAGGCTCAAACATTGCCAATATAGGATTGGTTTTAGGTATTACTGCACTTTTGGGACCTATAGCTGTAGATAAATCTTTTTACAAGCTTAATTGGCCTGTAATGCTATTCTTTTCATTCCTACTATATTACTTTCTTGCCAACGATAACATGTTATCAAGTACAGAAGGCATCATTCTATTTTGCTGTTTAGTAGTATTTATAGTTGTTATAATTAAAAACTCTAAATCAGATGCAAGTTCAGACGATGTAGACGATGTCCTTGCAACAGTAGCAAATTATAAAATTCTAACATGGCTACTTATTGGTGCAATAGCGCTATATTTTGGATCTGTTTGGTTAGTAGATGGAGCAAAAAGCCTTGCCGAAGCACTAGGTGTTAGCGATGCTGTAATAGCTGTAACTGTAATTGCAATTGGTACTAGTGTACCAGAATTAGCTGCTTCAATCATTGCTGCTGCCAAACAAGAAAAAGCCTTGTCTTTAGGTAATTTAATAGGGTCTAATATTTTTAATATAGGTTCAGTTTTAGGACTAACTTCTATTATTAAAGACATACCTGTTACAGATGCAAAAATATTAGATAGCGACATTTTCTGGATGATTGGCTTTTCCGCAATTCTATTAGTTCTAATATTAATCCCAAAATTCATGCAAATTAGTAGATACAAGGGCTTACTATTAGTTTTAGGGTATTGTCTATTTCTATATTTTTCTTTTAAATAA
- the yidD gene encoding membrane protein insertion efficiency factor YidD, whose translation MTNIVKKILIAPFLFIIKVYQTFISPFTPATCRYQPTCSHYTKEALEKHGFLKGMKLSIKRIFSCHPWGGKGYDPVP comes from the coding sequence ATGACAAATATTGTGAAAAAAATATTAATAGCACCTTTTCTATTTATAATAAAAGTATATCAAACTTTTATATCTCCATTTACACCAGCTACGTGCAGATACCAGCCCACCTGCTCTCATTACACAAAAGAAGCTTTAGAAAAACATGGTTTTTTAAAAGGCATGAAATTGAGCATAAAACGTATTTTTAGTTGTCATCCTTGGGGAGGCAAAGGCTATGACCCAGTTCCGTGA
- the folE gene encoding GTP cyclohydrolase I FolE — protein sequence MKIENTTNTNDELGENHVGTSSDTPMTADAFKLSDKEKIDIIKDDVRHIMETLGLDLTDDSLNGTPKRVAKMFVNEIFGGLNPEKKPTASVFDNKYKYGEMLVEKNITVYSTCEHHLLPIVGRAHIAYISNGTVVGLSKMNRIVDYFSKRPQVQERLTIQVVKELQKVLNTDDVACVIDAKHLCVNSRGIRDIESSTVTSEFGGQFQNKETKREFLDYIKLETKF from the coding sequence ATGAAAATTGAGAATACTACAAACACAAATGACGAATTAGGAGAAAACCACGTAGGCACATCTTCTGACACACCAATGACGGCTGATGCTTTTAAGCTTTCGGACAAAGAAAAAATAGACATAATAAAAGACGATGTTCGCCATATTATGGAAACCCTAGGTTTAGACCTAACAGACGATAGTTTAAATGGCACACCAAAACGTGTTGCTAAAATGTTTGTTAATGAGATTTTTGGAGGTTTAAATCCAGAGAAAAAACCAACAGCATCGGTTTTCGATAATAAATATAAGTACGGAGAAATGCTTGTAGAAAAGAACATAACTGTTTACTCTACTTGCGAGCATCATTTACTCCCTATTGTTGGAAGAGCACACATTGCTTACATTTCTAATGGTACTGTTGTTGGCTTATCTAAAATGAATAGAATTGTAGATTATTTCTCAAAACGCCCTCAAGTACAAGAACGTTTAACTATTCAAGTAGTAAAAGAGCTTCAAAAAGTATTAAATACAGACGATGTTGCTTGCGTTATAGATGCTAAACATTTATGCGTAAACTCTCGTGGTATTCGCGATATTGAAAGTAGCACAGTAACTTCAGAGTTTGGTGGACAGTTTCAAAATAAAGAAACAAAACGTGAGTTTTTAGATTACATTAAATTAGAGACTAAATTCTAG
- a CDS encoding T9SS type B sorting domain-containing protein, with protein sequence MNKFTILITFLFISTVALAQDVLMQTGTITQCSGMFYDSGGAGGNYGSDESFTLTICPDVAGNQIQLDFTDFSTQTGNDTITFYDGDDITANNFGTYSGAGAANNPGFVSATPNNATGCITIVFTSDASATTTGWAATISCFEPCQTIVSQLDSSTPTPNGDGYIWVCPGEDVTLNGSGSFSVDGTGAAYEWDLGDGNTMAGETATFSYPNPGVYIVNLNITDTNTDPAPGTGCTNTNLINQVIQVGTEPDFSGTQAAQSTLCFGDTTTIAGVVTPVEFINDCTPPVSGTTFLPDGNGATYQTCVTVDCYDSAQTVTDINQIIGICVNMEHSYLGDLDINIISPTGAVAILKAYPGGGGTYLGGANDDGSTTPGVGADYCFSTAGTVTLENGPTITAGSNPAGNSITPGTYLPEGTLNTLLGSPLNGDWCIQIIDNLGADNGFIFSWSIEFDPNLQPPELSFTPTTVTEGWDADTTITNTTGNTITVAPPTAGQHCYTYRTTDDFGCEYEEVVCIDVLPEIVTAAPNNLFLCNPGAPPYIFDLTQNDAIINGPATNPADQIITYYETQADADNETNPIANPTAYSSIAVIGVPETLFVRIEYLTSGCFETYSFTLNITAQPVINPALDMVLCDDISNDDTEPFDLESQNLIILGTQPATDYTVTYYASLTDAAAGVNSLVSLYNNTSNPQPIFVRVELTADATCVNVTTNPLGEFNLIVNPSPEITSLTSNTDICSGEDATFTITGTANHIVDYNINAGGTQQVTLDAAGQAVVTVAAVAADQVITLESVVDPATTCTTPLTNTLTVVVNANPTVVLTSNTSVCSGADAIFTITGDAGNVVDYNINAGGTLQATLDAAGEGVITITGATLDQIITLESVANPVTTCSSVLTDTNTVTIGANPVITSLTTNTDICSGADAIFTINGTADDVVDYTINGGATQQVTIDATGQAVVTITTATVDQTILLETVTNPVTFCFGTLTDTATVTILPNPTVTLTSNTAVCIGDDAVFTITGVSGNIVDYNINGGGTLQATLDAAGESVITIVAPTVDQAMNLESVNNPTTTCTSALTDSNTVTINPLPTIVVPTPLEVCDDGTPDGITEIELTIKNNEISGGNPAYAVTYYFSQADADAQANPLASPYTNVVPNMQTIFVGVQDVNTGCYDTTTLDLVVEQAPVAFTPANLEYCDPDSDGFGVFTLTDSEAEITGGAPGLTVTYHETMSDADNNVNALASPYNNIVVNMQTIYVRVESSTIATDCATFVDLVLIVNPTPQITTALVLTPLEVCDDNADGFATFDLPTKDPEILNLLDADTSNDLDPTLYTITYYTSEANAEAPTNAIATPNAYVNTTANMQTIWVRVEDNATACYKTVALELIVNPLPVLVQPTPLSLCDVNNPGDEVEAFNLEDANAQILAGQTGITLTYFSTQAGADTNDATVEIVSPYSNTSNAQTVYVRATNNVTGCVSTITLDLRVNPLPSPVAMPLPSDECDDDNDGFYDMFDLDGQSAIIANGEPDITISYYETEADAMSMTNPLVSPYANIVANLQTVYVLAENDITGCFTIVTMDLVVLPSPVVPIAIDDYIICDDDNDGVNQFDFDAVITPQIFTGGQTAADFVLTYHTTQALADSGNNPIVNTSNYTNVANPQTIYIRLVSNANGCVTTGSFIIRVEFPPVIDANYDNELTQCDDLDANYMEANDGFTSFDLTVEDIEITGVTNVSWIVTYYETLADAQADTNAIADPTAYTNIVNGPQTVYVRVTDSDTGCFSFTTVTIRVIPNPSPSPNPVDLELCDDIDIVGPNDLLETFDLTQNEGFIINGEVGVTASYYITQDDAVMGNNAIVDPTQHINEDPANPNVAVTPQTIFVRLTNGTDATGLNGTGCYSLVSFDVIVNPLPVVTPVNDYVICELNTDNVADFDLTTMTAAILNGQDPLIFTVTYHETQGEADASMNDLTASGDYTNTSDPQTIYVNITNTVTGCDTTALTFNLVVDEAAQANPDGVAILYQVCDDTMEFDNDTTNDMVEFDLATQNPFVLDGQDPLNYTVTYYDNQVDADAGTNPLPFTYTNTVNPQVIIVRVDNDIPGTLNLDLTTLTVGLDVNGDGTIDTIDTTVPADGIFDIVDINGDGVAEGFDTNADGIIDYIDLDGDGLGDLVDLNNDGEVDNDTSACYETAEITLQVNPMPSFTLEAEYLLCINTNGTEVINSPVIDTGLDPAFYTFVWNLNGTDIAGQTAEFLEPTEGGTYGVIATDIATGCPSIEVNTFVTVSEPPAVAYEITSLAFADQHDILVTATGTTTTSIAVYEFSIDGGSWELGTLNAAGAYVYTFTDVAAGEHMVTVRDTVGCGETTIPVMVMDYPLYFTPNGDGYHDTWNVYDIGRQPDAVIYIFDRYGKLLKQLSPAGAGWDGTYNGNPMPTSDYWFTLEYREPSTDEKKSIRRHFTLKR encoded by the coding sequence ATGAATAAGTTTACTATACTAATTACATTTTTATTTATTTCAACTGTTGCATTGGCTCAAGATGTTTTAATGCAAACAGGAACAATTACTCAATGTTCAGGAATGTTTTACGATTCTGGAGGAGCTGGAGGAAATTATGGTAGTGATGAAAGTTTCACACTTACTATTTGTCCTGATGTTGCTGGAAATCAAATTCAACTTGATTTTACAGATTTTAGTACTCAAACAGGAAATGACACAATAACATTTTACGATGGAGATGATATTACAGCAAATAACTTTGGAACCTATTCTGGAGCAGGAGCAGCTAATAACCCGGGTTTTGTGTCTGCAACACCAAATAATGCAACAGGTTGTATAACTATTGTATTTACTTCGGATGCTTCTGCAACAACTACTGGTTGGGCAGCTACAATTTCGTGTTTTGAGCCTTGCCAGACAATTGTTTCTCAATTAGATAGTTCTACGCCTACTCCAAATGGAGATGGTTATATTTGGGTTTGCCCAGGTGAAGATGTAACACTTAATGGTAGTGGAAGTTTTTCTGTAGATGGTACAGGAGCTGCTTACGAGTGGGATTTAGGAGATGGTAATACTATGGCTGGTGAAACAGCAACTTTTTCTTACCCTAATCCTGGAGTATATATTGTAAACTTAAATATTACAGACACCAATACCGATCCAGCACCTGGAACAGGATGCACAAATACAAATTTAATTAATCAAGTCATACAGGTAGGTACTGAGCCTGATTTTTCAGGTACTCAAGCGGCACAAAGTACATTGTGTTTTGGAGATACTACTACTATAGCAGGTGTAGTAACACCGGTTGAGTTTATAAACGATTGTACTCCACCAGTTAGTGGAACAACTTTTTTACCAGATGGAAATGGAGCTACTTATCAAACTTGTGTTACTGTAGATTGTTATGATTCTGCTCAAACGGTAACAGACATAAATCAAATTATAGGTATTTGTGTTAATATGGAACATTCTTATTTAGGTGATTTAGATATTAATATTATTAGCCCTACAGGTGCAGTAGCAATACTAAAAGCATATCCTGGAGGAGGAGGTACTTATCTAGGAGGAGCTAATGATGACGGTTCTACTACGCCTGGAGTTGGTGCAGATTATTGTTTTTCTACAGCAGGAACAGTTACTTTAGAAAATGGACCAACAATAACGGCAGGAAGTAATCCGGCAGGTAATTCTATAACTCCTGGAACATATTTACCAGAAGGAACTTTAAACACACTATTAGGTAGCCCATTAAATGGAGATTGGTGTATTCAAATTATTGATAATTTAGGTGCAGATAATGGGTTTATTTTTTCTTGGAGTATCGAGTTTGATCCAAACTTACAGCCTCCAGAACTATCTTTTACACCAACAACAGTTACAGAGGGTTGGGATGCTGATACTACAATAACAAATACTACAGGAAATACTATTACTGTTGCTCCGCCAACTGCTGGGCAACATTGCTACACATACAGAACTACAGATGATTTTGGATGTGAATATGAAGAAGTGGTATGTATAGATGTGTTACCAGAAATTGTAACAGCAGCTCCAAATAATTTATTTTTATGTAACCCAGGAGCACCTCCTTATATTTTCGATTTAACGCAAAATGATGCTATAATAAATGGACCTGCTACGAATCCTGCAGACCAAATTATAACGTATTATGAAACGCAAGCTGATGCTGATAATGAAACTAATCCTATTGCAAATCCAACTGCGTATTCTTCAATTGCAGTAATAGGTGTGCCGGAAACACTATTTGTTAGAATAGAATATTTAACTTCAGGTTGTTTTGAAACATATTCTTTTACATTAAATATTACTGCTCAACCAGTTATTAATCCAGCTTTGGATATGGTGTTATGTGATGATATTTCTAATGATGATACTGAACCTTTTGATTTAGAATCTCAAAATTTAATAATATTAGGAACACAACCAGCAACAGATTATACTGTTACTTATTATGCGTCTCTTACAGATGCTGCGGCAGGTGTAAATTCTTTAGTTAGTTTATATAATAACACTAGTAATCCACAGCCTATTTTTGTTAGAGTGGAATTAACTGCAGACGCTACGTGTGTTAATGTAACTACAAATCCATTAGGAGAATTTAATCTTATTGTAAACCCAAGTCCAGAGATTACATCTTTAACAAGCAATACAGATATATGTTCTGGTGAGGATGCTACATTTACAATTACTGGGACAGCTAATCATATTGTAGATTATAATATTAATGCAGGAGGAACACAGCAAGTAACTCTTGATGCAGCTGGACAAGCTGTAGTTACTGTAGCAGCAGTTGCTGCAGACCAGGTAATTACATTAGAATCTGTTGTGGATCCAGCTACAACATGTACTACTCCTTTAACAAATACATTAACTGTTGTTGTTAATGCAAATCCAACTGTTGTATTAACGAGTAATACAAGTGTATGTTCTGGAGCTGATGCAATATTCACAATTACAGGAGATGCAGGTAATGTTGTAGATTATAATATTAATGCAGGAGGAACATTGCAGGCAACATTAGATGCTGCAGGTGAAGGAGTAATAACTATTACTGGAGCAACTTTAGATCAAATTATTACTTTAGAATCTGTTGCAAATCCAGTTACAACATGTTCAAGTGTTTTAACTGACACTAACACTGTAACTATAGGAGCTAATCCAGTTATAACATCTTTAACAACAAATACAGATATATGTTCAGGAGCAGATGCCATTTTTACTATTAATGGTACTGCAGATGATGTTGTAGATTACACTATTAATGGAGGAGCTACACAACAAGTAACTATTGATGCAACAGGTCAAGCTGTTGTAACAATTACAACTGCAACTGTAGATCAAACCATTTTATTGGAAACAGTAACTAATCCAGTTACTTTTTGCTTTGGAACTTTAACTGATACAGCAACAGTTACAATCCTTCCAAACCCAACAGTTACACTTACAAGTAATACAGCAGTGTGTATTGGAGATGATGCAGTATTTACTATTACAGGAGTTTCAGGGAATATTGTAGATTATAATATTAATGGAGGAGGAACTTTACAGGCAACACTTGATGCAGCAGGAGAATCTGTTATTACAATAGTAGCTCCAACAGTGGATCAAGCTATGAATTTAGAGTCTGTAAATAATCCAACAACAACTTGTACTAGTGCTTTAACAGATTCAAATACAGTTACAATTAACCCACTCCCAACAATAGTTGTACCAACACCACTAGAAGTTTGTGATGATGGCACACCAGATGGAATAACAGAAATAGAGCTAACCATAAAAAACAACGAAATTTCAGGCGGTAATCCAGCATACGCTGTAACGTATTACTTTTCACAAGCAGATGCAGATGCACAAGCTAATCCATTAGCGAGCCCGTACACTAACGTTGTGCCTAACATGCAAACTATTTTTGTAGGCGTACAAGATGTAAATACAGGATGCTACGACACAACAACATTAGATCTAGTAGTAGAGCAAGCACCAGTAGCTTTTACACCAGCGAATTTAGAATATTGCGATCCAGACAGTGATGGATTTGGCGTCTTTACACTTACCGATTCGGAAGCAGAAATCACAGGAGGCGCACCAGGACTTACGGTAACTTACCATGAAACGATGTCAGATGCAGACAACAATGTTAATGCATTAGCAAGTCCTTATAATAACATTGTAGTCAACATGCAAACCATTTACGTGCGTGTAGAAAGTTCTACAATTGCAACCGACTGTGCAACATTTGTAGACTTAGTACTTATTGTCAATCCAACACCACAAATAACAACAGCATTAGTATTAACACCACTAGAAGTTTGTGATGATAATGCCGATGGTTTTGCTACGTTCGATTTACCAACCAAAGATCCAGAAATTCTAAACCTATTAGATGCAGATACTTCTAACGATTTAGACCCAACATTATACACTATTACGTATTACACCTCAGAAGCTAATGCTGAAGCACCAACCAATGCTATTGCAACACCAAACGCCTATGTAAATACAACGGCAAACATGCAAACCATTTGGGTACGAGTAGAAGATAATGCTACAGCTTGTTATAAAACAGTAGCCTTAGAATTAATAGTAAATCCATTGCCAGTATTAGTACAGCCAACACCACTAAGTTTATGCGATGTTAATAATCCAGGCGATGAAGTAGAAGCCTTCAACTTAGAAGATGCTAATGCACAAATACTAGCCGGACAAACAGGTATTACTTTAACTTACTTTAGCACACAAGCAGGAGCAGACACTAACGACGCAACAGTAGAAATCGTTAGTCCATATTCTAACACAAGCAATGCACAAACGGTTTACGTTAGAGCAACAAACAATGTTACAGGATGTGTAAGTACGATTACTCTAGATTTAAGAGTAAACCCATTACCATCACCAGTAGCAATGCCGTTACCATCAGACGAATGTGATGACGATAACGATGGTTTTTACGATATGTTCGATCTAGACGGTCAATCTGCAATAATAGCCAATGGCGAGCCAGACATCACTATTAGCTACTACGAAACAGAAGCCGATGCGATGAGCATGACAAATCCATTAGTAAGTCCATACGCAAACATCGTAGCCAATCTGCAAACCGTTTATGTGTTAGCAGAAAACGATATTACCGGTTGTTTTACCATTGTAACTATGGATTTAGTAGTATTACCATCACCAGTAGTCCCAATAGCAATCGACGACTATATTATTTGTGATGATGATAACGATGGTGTTAACCAGTTTGATTTTGATGCAGTAATCACTCCTCAAATTTTTACAGGAGGACAAACAGCAGCAGACTTTGTATTAACCTACCACACAACACAAGCACTAGCAGACTCAGGAAACAACCCAATAGTAAACACCAGTAATTATACTAATGTTGCTAATCCACAAACAATATATATACGTTTAGTAAGCAATGCTAACGGTTGTGTAACTACAGGAAGCTTTATTATAAGGGTAGAATTTCCACCAGTAATCGATGCTAATTATGATAATGAATTAACCCAATGCGACGATCTAGATGCTAATTATATGGAAGCCAATGATGGCTTTACAAGTTTCGATTTAACGGTTGAAGACATCGAAATCACAGGTGTTACAAACGTGAGTTGGATAGTTACTTATTACGAAACATTAGCCGATGCTCAAGCAGATACTAATGCTATAGCAGACCCAACAGCGTATACTAATATCGTTAATGGACCTCAAACCGTATACGTAAGAGTTACCGATAGCGACACAGGCTGCTTTAGCTTTACAACCGTAACCATTAGAGTGATCCCAAATCCATCACCAAGTCCAAATCCAGTAGATTTAGAATTGTGTGACGATATAGACATTGTAGGACCAAACGACTTATTAGAAACCTTCGATTTAACACAAAACGAAGGCTTCATTATCAATGGAGAAGTAGGTGTAACAGCAAGTTACTACATTACACAAGACGATGCTGTAATGGGTAACAATGCAATAGTAGATCCAACACAACATATTAACGAAGATCCTGCAAATCCAAACGTAGCAGTAACACCACAAACTATTTTTGTACGTCTTACCAATGGTACAGATGCTACAGGATTAAACGGAACAGGTTGTTACAGTTTAGTAAGCTTCGATGTTATTGTAAACCCATTACCAGTGGTTACACCAGTAAACGATTACGTTATTTGTGAGCTGAATACAGACAACGTTGCAGACTTCGATTTAACAACGATGACAGCAGCGATATTAAACGGACAAGATCCTTTAATATTCACAGTCACTTACCATGAAACGCAAGGCGAAGCAGATGCTTCAATGAACGATTTAACAGCAAGTGGCGATTACACAAATACTAGTGATCCACAAACTATTTACGTAAACATTACAAACACAGTAACAGGATGTGATACCACAGCATTAACCTTCAATTTAGTAGTAGACGAAGCAGCACAAGCCAATCCAGATGGTGTTGCAATACTTTACCAAGTATGTGACGATACTATGGAGTTTGATAACGATACAACAAACGACATGGTTGAGTTTGATTTAGCAACACAAAATCCTTTTGTATTAGATGGCCAAGACCCATTAAATTACACGGTAACGTATTACGATAATCAAGTCGATGCAGATGCAGGTACAAATCCGCTACCATTTACATATACCAATACAGTAAACCCACAAGTAATTATTGTAAGAGTAGATAATGATATTCCAGGCACACTAAATTTAGATCTTACTACATTAACTGTAGGATTAGATGTTAATGGCGATGGCACAATAGATACAATCGACACCACTGTACCAGCAGATGGCATATTTGATATTGTAGATATTAATGGTGATGGAGTAGCAGAAGGATTTGATACCAATGCAGATGGCATTATAGATTACATCGACTTAGATGGTGATGGTCTTGGTGATTTAGTAGATTTAAACAACGATGGAGAAGTAGATAACGATACGTCTGCTTGTTATGAAACAGCAGAAATCACTTTACAAGTAAACCCAATGCCATCATTTACTTTAGAAGCAGAGTATTTATTATGTATCAACACAAATGGTACAGAAGTAATTAACTCACCAGTAATAGACACAGGGTTAGATCCAGCATTCTATACTTTTGTATGGAACTTAAATGGCACAGATATAGCAGGCCAAACAGCAGAATTCTTAGAGCCAACCGAAGGCGGAACTTATGGTGTTATAGCAACAGATATCGCAACAGGATGTCCAAGTATTGAAGTTAACACTTTCGTAACAGTAAGCGAGCCACCAGCAGTAGCTTATGAGATAACAAGCTTAGCTTTTGCAGATCAACACGATATATTAGTAACAGCAACAGGTACAACAACGACCTCAATAGCAGTATACGAGTTTAGTATCGATGGCGGCAGTTGGGAATTAGGAACGTTAAATGCAGCAGGAGCATATGTGTATACCTTTACAGATGTTGCAGCAGGAGAACACATGGTAACAGTAAGAGACACGGTAGGTTGTGGAGAAACAACAATTCCAGTTATGGTTATGGATTACCCATTATACTTTACACCAAATGGAGATGGTTACCACGACACATGGAATGTTTACGATATTGGAAGACAGCCAGACGCTGTTATTTATATCTTCGATCGTTACGGTAAACTATTAAAACAGTTAAGCCCAGCAGGAGCAGGATGGGATGGTACTTACAACGGTAACCCAATGCCAACAAGTGATTATTGGTTTACTTTAGAATATAGAGAACCAAGTACAGATGAGAAAAAATCTATTCGTAGACACTTTACACTAAAGAGGTAG